A window from Streptomyces sp. NBC_00271 encodes these proteins:
- a CDS encoding YcnI family copper-binding membrane protein — MKASRIAAAVAVAASAVLAVSAPAFAHVSVQPEGEAAKGGYAVVDFKVPNERDNASTNKVEVNFPTDHPLASVMPQPLDGWSVKVTKTKLAKPLTMHGEKISEAVSKVTWTATGKGIEPGFFQKFPLSVGALPEDTDELVFKAIQSYDNKEVVRWIEPQQEGQEEPENPAPVLTLSEASADGHHGSSGTAKDASDTSTTAPASSTSASSADSSDTTARVLGVVGIVVGAAGVAYGVLAGRRRTEA, encoded by the coding sequence ATGAAGGCTTCCCGTATCGCCGCCGCCGTTGCCGTCGCCGCCTCGGCCGTCCTTGCCGTCTCCGCCCCCGCCTTCGCGCACGTCAGCGTGCAGCCGGAGGGCGAGGCCGCCAAGGGCGGTTACGCCGTCGTCGACTTCAAGGTCCCCAACGAGCGCGACAACGCCTCGACCAACAAGGTCGAGGTGAACTTCCCGACCGACCACCCGCTCGCCTCCGTCATGCCTCAGCCCCTCGACGGCTGGTCCGTGAAGGTCACCAAGACCAAGCTGGCCAAGCCGCTCACGATGCACGGCGAGAAGATCTCCGAGGCCGTCAGCAAGGTCACCTGGACCGCCACCGGCAAGGGCATCGAGCCGGGCTTCTTCCAGAAGTTCCCGCTCTCCGTCGGCGCGCTCCCCGAGGACACCGACGAGCTCGTTTTCAAGGCGATCCAGTCGTACGACAACAAGGAGGTCGTGCGCTGGATCGAGCCGCAGCAGGAGGGCCAGGAGGAGCCCGAGAACCCGGCTCCGGTGCTCACGCTCTCCGAAGCGTCCGCGGACGGCCACCACGGGTCCTCCGGTACCGCCAAGGATGCCTCCGACACCTCGACGACGGCCCCCGCCTCGTCCACCTCCGCCTCCTCCGCGGACAGCAGTGACACCACCGCGCGCGTCCTCGGTGTCGTCGGCATCGTCGTCGGCGCGGCGGGCGTGGCGTACGGCGTTCTGGCCGGCCGTCGGCGCACCGAGGCCTGA
- a CDS encoding SCO family protein: MRKKTYAAAALFAAAALTLSACGSGDDSNKPVADVSAEAGTGKAATVLDKAFEKPDLVLTDTNGKKYDFRAETKGVPTLIYFGYTHCPDVCPTTMSNLAVAKKQLPKAEQDKFKVVFVTTDPARDTPAALGKWLKGIDPTFVGLTGDFPTIQAGARTLGISIEPTAKDKNGKLVSVHGTQVIAFSPKTDGGYVIYGEDATVDDYTKDLPKLIKGENP; the protein is encoded by the coding sequence ATGCGCAAGAAGACGTATGCCGCGGCCGCCCTGTTCGCCGCCGCCGCACTGACCCTTTCCGCCTGCGGCAGCGGCGACGACAGCAACAAGCCGGTCGCCGACGTGTCCGCCGAGGCCGGCACGGGCAAGGCCGCCACGGTCCTCGACAAGGCGTTCGAGAAGCCCGACCTCGTCCTCACCGACACGAACGGCAAGAAGTACGACTTCCGGGCCGAGACCAAGGGCGTTCCGACGCTGATCTACTTCGGCTACACCCACTGCCCCGACGTCTGCCCGACGACGATGAGCAACCTCGCCGTCGCCAAGAAGCAGCTGCCCAAGGCCGAACAGGACAAGTTCAAGGTCGTGTTCGTCACCACCGACCCGGCCCGCGACACCCCCGCCGCGCTCGGCAAGTGGCTCAAGGGGATCGACCCCACCTTCGTCGGCCTCACCGGCGACTTCCCCACCATCCAGGCGGGCGCCCGCACCCTGGGCATCTCCATCGAGCCGACGGCGAAGGACAAGAACGGCAAGCTCGTCTCGGTGCACGGCACCCAGGTCATCGCGTTCTCGCCGAAGACCGACGGGGGCTATGTGATCTACGGCGAGGACGCCACCGTCGACGACTACACCAAGGACCTCCCCAAGCTCATCAAGGGAGAGAATCCGTGA
- a CDS encoding copper chaperone PCu(A)C, with the protein MSRPGAPSRRLAGCVALTATALALALALAGCGSDDSPSNNAGKPELKITGAYMPAPVMDTMAAGFFTVTNSGGADTLTSVTSDLAPDVTLHSTKGGAMEEQKSFAVPADGSLDFASGGNHLMFEKLTHKPLEGEKVSVTLHFAKAGTVKVSMPVKSATYNPKTGH; encoded by the coding sequence GTGAGCCGACCCGGAGCCCCTTCGAGGCGCCTCGCGGGATGCGTGGCGCTGACGGCCACGGCGCTGGCGCTGGCGCTGGCGCTGGCGGGCTGCGGCTCCGACGACTCCCCCTCGAACAACGCGGGCAAGCCCGAACTGAAGATCACCGGCGCCTACATGCCCGCCCCCGTCATGGACACCATGGCGGCGGGCTTCTTCACCGTCACCAACTCCGGCGGCGCCGACACCCTGACCTCCGTCACCAGCGACCTCGCCCCCGACGTCACGCTGCACTCCACCAAGGGCGGCGCGATGGAGGAGCAGAAGTCGTTCGCCGTGCCCGCCGACGGGTCACTCGACTTCGCGAGCGGCGGCAACCACCTCATGTTCGAAAAGCTGACCCACAAGCCTCTGGAGGGCGAGAAGGTGTCGGTGACGCTGCACTTCGCCAAGGCGGGCACGGTGAAGGTCTCCATGCCGGTGAAGTCCGCGACGTACAACCCCAAGACCGGGCACTGA
- a CDS encoding copper resistance CopC/CopD family protein, with product MTQTIAPRAAATTTGGVAFRVRVLLLLLLAVIGAVLAGAAPASAHAALTGSDPQQGAVVSRAPTQVSLTFSEKVAMSDGSVRVLDPKGKRVDTGKTTDLGGTTYGVKLHSGLPDGTFTVTYQVVSADSHPVSGAFTFSVGAPSQTSVALSDPAVGGGVVGALYGIGRYVSYAGFILLVGGAAFVLACWQRGAGVRPVQRLVVSGWLALTGATLALLLLRGSYVGSGKVGDIFDLTLLGQVLQTKSGAALVSRLLLLAAGALFIAVLFGAYARRDEADASGKDDGSDKGGVDVDAEKRDLTFGLAIGGAVVAAGLAASWAMAEHASTGIQAGLAMPVDVLHLLAVAVWLGGLSTLLVALFRAPAETQIDAVAVRRFSRLAFGSVTVLAATGIYQSWRQVGSWSALTGTWYGQLLLIKIGLVAVLVGIAWISRRWTAQLSEAPRTKAMATAGAKAGRTAGATALAELRTKQPTKVPANSRDSSSEGSDSTDSDSRDANSGGSNSAGSNSGNSRRAAQLARQQAAVATARQKRLRDADPARAGLRRSVLAEAGVAVVLLAVTTVLTSTEPGRTEEAAQQATSSSSQRSGPLSLKLPFDTGGQDGKGTAEVTLDPARVGGNEMHVFVERPNGKAFDVLEVKVAFTLAAKKIGPLPVTPDRIATGHWSAIGVQIPMAGDWEIAVTVRTSDIDQTTVTKNAKIG from the coding sequence GTGACACAGACCATCGCTCCCCGTGCGGCTGCCACCACCACTGGAGGGGTCGCTTTTCGGGTACGGGTACTGCTGTTGCTGCTCCTCGCCGTGATCGGCGCGGTCCTGGCCGGCGCGGCGCCCGCCTCCGCGCACGCCGCGCTGACCGGCAGCGACCCCCAGCAGGGAGCGGTGGTCAGCCGGGCACCCACCCAGGTCTCGCTGACGTTCTCCGAGAAGGTCGCGATGTCCGACGGCTCGGTGCGCGTGCTCGACCCCAAGGGCAAGCGCGTCGACACCGGCAAGACGACCGACCTGGGCGGCACCACCTACGGAGTGAAGCTCCACTCGGGGCTGCCCGATGGCACGTTCACCGTCACCTACCAGGTGGTGTCCGCGGACAGCCATCCCGTCTCGGGCGCCTTCACCTTCTCCGTCGGCGCGCCCTCGCAGACCTCCGTCGCGCTCTCCGACCCTGCCGTGGGCGGCGGAGTCGTCGGCGCGCTCTATGGGATCGGGCGGTATGTCTCGTACGCCGGATTCATCCTTCTGGTGGGTGGCGCGGCCTTCGTACTGGCCTGCTGGCAGCGCGGCGCCGGGGTCCGTCCGGTGCAACGGCTCGTGGTCTCCGGGTGGCTCGCGCTGACCGGCGCCACCCTCGCGCTGCTGCTCCTGCGCGGTTCCTACGTCGGCTCCGGCAAGGTCGGCGACATCTTCGACCTGACGCTGCTCGGGCAGGTGCTGCAGACCAAGTCGGGCGCGGCACTGGTCTCGCGGCTGCTGCTGCTCGCCGCGGGCGCGCTGTTCATCGCGGTGCTCTTCGGGGCGTACGCGCGGCGGGACGAGGCCGACGCGTCCGGCAAGGACGACGGGTCCGACAAGGGCGGTGTCGATGTCGATGCCGAGAAGAGGGACCTCACCTTCGGGCTCGCGATCGGCGGCGCCGTCGTCGCGGCGGGCCTGGCGGCGAGCTGGGCGATGGCCGAGCACGCCTCCACCGGTATCCAGGCGGGCCTCGCGATGCCCGTCGACGTGCTGCACCTGCTGGCGGTCGCCGTCTGGCTGGGCGGCCTGTCGACGCTGCTCGTGGCGCTGTTCCGGGCGCCCGCCGAGACACAGATCGACGCGGTGGCCGTACGGCGCTTCTCGCGCCTCGCGTTCGGCAGCGTGACCGTGCTGGCCGCGACCGGGATCTACCAGTCCTGGCGCCAGGTCGGCTCGTGGTCGGCGCTGACCGGAACGTGGTACGGACAGTTGCTGCTCATCAAGATCGGCCTGGTGGCGGTCCTCGTCGGCATCGCGTGGATCTCGCGGCGCTGGACGGCGCAGTTGTCCGAGGCGCCGCGGACGAAGGCCATGGCGACGGCCGGGGCCAAAGCCGGGAGGACAGCCGGGGCGACGGCTCTCGCCGAACTGCGGACGAAGCAGCCGACGAAGGTGCCCGCGAATTCCAGGGACTCCAGCTCCGAGGGCTCGGATTCCACGGACTCGGATTCCAGGGACGCGAACTCCGGGGGCTCGAACTCCGCGGGCTCGAACTCCGGAAACTCCCGGCGCGCCGCTCAACTCGCCCGGCAGCAGGCCGCCGTGGCCACCGCGCGTCAAAAGCGCCTCCGCGACGCCGACCCGGCCCGGGCGGGCCTGCGCCGCTCGGTGCTCGCCGAGGCCGGCGTCGCCGTCGTCCTGCTGGCCGTGACGACCGTGCTGACGTCCACCGAGCCGGGGCGCACGGAGGAGGCGGCCCAGCAGGCCACCTCGTCCTCCTCGCAGCGGTCCGGGCCGCTCTCCCTGAAGCTCCCGTTCGACACGGGCGGCCAGGACGGCAAGGGCACCGCGGAGGTCACCCTCGACCCGGCCCGCGTCGGCGGCAACGAGATGCACGTCTTCGTGGAACGACCGAACGGCAAGGCCTTCGACGTCCTCGAGGTGAAGGTCGCCTTCACCCTGGCGGCCAAGAAGATCGGCCCGCTGCCCGTGACCCCCGACCGCATCGCCACCGGCCACTGGTCGGCGATCGGGGTGCAGATCCCCATGGCGGGCGACTGGGAGATCGCGGTGACCGTGCGCACCTCCGACATCGACCAGACGACCGTCACCAAGAACGCGAAGATCGGCTGA
- the efeB gene encoding iron uptake transporter deferrochelatase/peroxidase subunit — MADQPTPEATTEKTPPGEAVSQKPSSGGVFSRRRLLGTAGATGLALGAAGGAAGYAAAPAADKAAPLTSLGADTVMFHGKHQPGITTALQARGHLVAFDLAAGAGRKEAAALLRRWSTTAQRLMAGEAAAQDDTDVARDAGPSSLTVTFGFGNSFFARTGLEKQRPVALDPLPDFSSDHLDKARSNGDLWVQIGADDALVAFHALRTLQKDAGSAARVRWQMNGFNRSPGATAQPMTARNLMGQMDGTRNPKPSESDFDRRIFVPAAGDPAWMANGSYAVVRRIRMLLDDWEKLSVKAQEDVVGRKKSTGAPLTGGAETTAMNLDKTDADGNLVVPLNAHARITRPDQNGGAAMLRRPFSFHDGFDTDGVPDAGLLFVCWQADPLRGFVPVQRKLDRGDALSTFIRHEASGLFAVPGGAAEGEYVGQRLLEG, encoded by the coding sequence ATGGCTGACCAGCCCACTCCGGAAGCCACCACGGAAAAGACCCCTCCAGGAGAGGCCGTTTCCCAGAAGCCCTCTTCTGGCGGGGTCTTTTCCCGGCGCCGGCTCCTCGGCACCGCCGGTGCCACCGGACTCGCCCTGGGCGCGGCCGGAGGTGCCGCCGGGTACGCGGCAGCGCCCGCCGCCGACAAGGCCGCGCCCCTGACCTCGCTCGGCGCGGACACGGTGATGTTTCACGGGAAACATCAGCCCGGCATCACCACCGCTCTCCAGGCCCGTGGCCACCTCGTCGCCTTCGACCTGGCCGCGGGCGCGGGCCGCAAGGAGGCCGCCGCACTGCTGCGCCGCTGGTCGACGACGGCCCAGCGGCTGATGGCGGGCGAGGCTGCCGCGCAGGACGACACGGACGTCGCCCGTGACGCCGGACCGTCGTCCCTGACGGTCACCTTCGGTTTCGGAAACAGCTTCTTCGCCCGGACTGGTCTGGAAAAGCAACGCCCGGTCGCCCTCGACCCACTGCCCGACTTCTCCTCCGACCACCTCGACAAGGCCCGCAGCAACGGCGACCTGTGGGTGCAGATCGGCGCCGACGACGCCCTGGTCGCCTTCCATGCCCTGCGCACGCTCCAGAAGGACGCGGGCAGCGCGGCCCGGGTGCGCTGGCAGATGAACGGCTTCAACCGCTCGCCCGGCGCCACGGCCCAGCCGATGACGGCCCGCAACCTGATGGGCCAGATGGACGGCACCCGTAATCCGAAGCCGTCCGAGTCCGACTTCGACCGGCGTATCTTCGTGCCGGCCGCCGGCGACCCGGCCTGGATGGCGAACGGCTCCTACGCAGTCGTACGCCGCATCCGGATGCTCCTGGACGACTGGGAGAAGCTGTCGGTCAAGGCCCAGGAGGACGTCGTAGGGCGGAAGAAATCCACCGGGGCGCCGCTGACCGGTGGCGCGGAGACGACCGCGATGAACCTCGACAAGACCGACGCCGACGGCAACCTGGTCGTCCCCCTCAACGCGCACGCCCGGATCACCCGGCCCGACCAGAACGGCGGCGCCGCGATGCTGCGCCGCCCGTTCTCCTTCCACGACGGCTTCGACACGGACGGGGTGCCCGACGCGGGCCTGCTCTTCGTCTGCTGGCAGGCGGATCCGCTGCGTGGCTTCGTCCCGGTGCAGCGCAAGCTCGACCGCGGCGACGCCCTGTCGACCTTCATCCGCCACGAGGCGAGCGGGCTGTTCGCGGTGCCGGGTGGGGCGGCGGAGGGGGAGTACGTCGGGCAGCGGCTGCTGGAAGGGTGA
- the pheA gene encoding prephenate dehydratase, whose protein sequence is MSATRYTYLGPEGTFTEAALRTLPEAATRELVPMVSVPAALDAVRASEAAGSLVPIENSVEGGVTATLDELAKGEPLMIYREVVLPIAFALLVRPGTALKDIKTVTGHPVAQPQVRNWLGAHLPNTVWESAASNADGARLVQEGRYDAAFAGEFAAATYGLEPLVTEIHDAANAETRFVLVGRPARPAAPTGADKTSVVIWLGDDHPGALLELLQEFAVRGVNLMRIESRPTGQGIGNYCFSVDAEGHITDRRVGEALMGLKRISPQVRFLGSYPRAGVALEDVRPLRPGTSDSAFSAASDWLARCQDGRF, encoded by the coding sequence ATGTCGGCGACGCGCTACACCTATCTCGGCCCCGAGGGAACGTTCACCGAGGCCGCCCTCCGTACGCTCCCGGAAGCCGCGACACGGGAGCTGGTACCCATGGTGTCCGTGCCGGCCGCGCTCGACGCCGTGCGCGCGAGCGAGGCCGCGGGCTCCCTCGTCCCGATCGAGAACTCGGTCGAGGGCGGTGTCACCGCCACCCTCGACGAGCTCGCCAAGGGCGAACCGCTGATGATCTACCGCGAGGTCGTCCTGCCGATCGCCTTCGCCCTGCTGGTCAGGCCCGGCACGGCCCTGAAGGACATCAAGACGGTCACCGGCCACCCGGTCGCCCAGCCGCAGGTACGCAACTGGCTCGGCGCCCACCTGCCGAACACCGTGTGGGAGTCGGCGGCCTCGAACGCGGACGGTGCCCGGCTGGTCCAGGAGGGCCGGTACGACGCGGCCTTCGCGGGCGAGTTCGCGGCGGCGACCTACGGGCTCGAGCCGCTGGTCACCGAGATCCACGACGCGGCGAACGCCGAGACCCGCTTCGTACTGGTCGGCCGTCCGGCCCGGCCCGCGGCCCCGACCGGCGCCGACAAGACGTCCGTGGTCATCTGGCTCGGCGACGACCACCCGGGTGCGCTGCTCGAACTGCTCCAGGAGTTCGCCGTGCGCGGCGTCAACCTGATGCGGATCGAATCACGGCCGACCGGCCAGGGCATCGGCAACTACTGCTTCTCCGTGGACGCCGAGGGCCACATCACCGACCGCCGTGTGGGCGAGGCGCTGATGGGCCTCAAGCGCATCAGCCCCCAGGTGCGCTTCCTCGGGTCCTATCCGCGGGCCGGGGTCGCCCTGGAGGACGTACGGCCGCTGCGGCCCGGAACATCCGACAGTGCGTTCTCGGCGGCGTCGGACTGGCTGGCGCGCTGCCAGGACGGACGGTTCTAG